In Papio anubis isolate 15944 unplaced genomic scaffold, Panubis1.0 scaffold1044, whole genome shotgun sequence, a single genomic region encodes these proteins:
- the LOC116272438 gene encoding endothelial differentiation-related factor 1, with translation MAESDWDTVTVLRKKGPTAAQAKSKQAILAAQRRGEDVETSKKWAAGQNKQHSITKNTAKLDRETEELHHDRVTLEVGKVIQQGRQSKGLTQKDLATKINEKPQVIADYESGRAIPNNQVLGKIERAIGLKLRGKDIGKPIEKGPRAK, from the exons ATGGCCGAGAGCGACTGGGACACGGTGACGGTGCTGCGCAAGAAGGGCCCCACGGCCGCCCAGGCCAAGTCCAAGCAG gCTATCTTAGCGGCACAGAGACGAGGAGAAGATGTGGAGACTTCCAAGAAAT GGGCTGCTGGCCAGAACAAACAACATTCTATCACCAAGAACACAGCCAAGCTGGACCGGGAAACGGAGGAGCTGCACCATGACAGGGTGACCCTGGAGGTGGGCAAGGTGATCCAGCAGGGTCGGCAGAGCAAGGGGCTTACACAGAAGGACCTGGCCACG AAAATCAATGAGAAGCCACAGGTGATCGCGGACTATGAGAGCGGACGGGCCATACCCAATAACCAGGTGCTGGGCAAAATTGAGCGGGCCATTG GCCTCAAGCTCCGGGGAAAGGACATTGGAAAGCCCATCGAGAAGGGGCCTAGGGCGAAATGA